The following are from one region of the Paenibacillus sp. KS-LC4 genome:
- the mtnB gene encoding methylthioribulose 1-phosphate dehydratase: MTFEQITTEQKQKALADLREVKELFASRGWFPGTSGNLSVRVGDFDPEQFHFAITASGKDKTAHTPEDYLFVDKEGKAVEATKLKPSAETLIHCEIYRQTGAGAIFHVHTVFNSVISEWFWDRKSVPVDGVELIKAFNIWDEEAHIDIPIVSNFANIPQIVPEVTQRLQPEIPGILLRKHGIYAWGANPFEAKRHLEAFEFIFEYVYRWELLNGRK; this comes from the coding sequence ATGACATTTGAGCAAATTACAACGGAGCAGAAGCAGAAGGCGCTGGCTGATCTGCGTGAAGTGAAGGAGCTGTTCGCCTCGCGCGGCTGGTTCCCTGGCACGAGCGGCAATCTGTCGGTACGCGTCGGCGATTTCGACCCCGAGCAGTTCCATTTTGCCATTACGGCAAGCGGCAAGGATAAAACGGCTCATACACCAGAAGACTACTTGTTCGTCGATAAGGAAGGCAAAGCTGTCGAAGCGACGAAGCTGAAGCCTTCAGCGGAAACGCTGATTCACTGCGAAATTTATCGGCAGACGGGCGCAGGCGCTATTTTTCATGTGCATACCGTCTTTAACAGCGTCATCTCGGAATGGTTCTGGGATCGCAAATCTGTGCCGGTTGACGGTGTAGAGCTGATTAAGGCGTTCAATATTTGGGATGAGGAGGCACATATCGACATTCCAATTGTGTCCAACTTCGCCAACATACCGCAAATCGTTCCTGAAGTAACTCAGCGGCTGCAGCCGGAAATTCCCGGCATTTTGCTGCGCAAGCATGGTATTTACGCTTGGGGAGCAAATCCGTTTGAAGCGAAGCGCCATTTGGAGGCGTTTGAGTTCATATTTGAATATGTATATCGCTGGGAGCTGTTGAACGGCCGCAAATAA
- a CDS encoding 2,3-diketo-5-methylthiopentyl-1-phosphate enolase, which yields MSEYCIATYRSFDDKADFNKKALSIAVGLTVGSWTDLPEARKSEMEKHLGKVLSVEVHEGGEGNRYADIRIAYPDINFSRDIPALLVTIFGKLSMDGRIKLIDIEVSQSFGSAFPGPKFGLQGVRNLLGVQERPLLMSIFKSVVGHDLANLQEQFYKQALGGVDLIKDDEILFENPLTPLEKRVEACMEAAERAQQETGQKLLYAVNLTGPTSQLASQARKAIAAGANALLFNVLAYGYDVLHELSKDASINVPIAAHPAMAGAMYPSPHYGIGASVLLGKLMRLAGADLVLFPSPYGSVVMPKEENLAVKDALLAPSSGLLTSFPVPSAGIHPGLVPLILRDFGTEVVVNAGGGIHGHPMGTAAGGQAFRLAIDAAMNGVHLREAAAAPGGEALQAAIDAWGIKE from the coding sequence ATGAGTGAATATTGCATTGCTACTTACCGCAGCTTTGATGACAAAGCGGATTTTAATAAAAAAGCGTTATCCATCGCCGTCGGCCTGACGGTTGGAAGCTGGACCGACCTGCCGGAAGCCCGCAAATCCGAAATGGAGAAGCATCTCGGCAAAGTATTGTCCGTTGAGGTTCATGAAGGCGGAGAAGGCAATCGCTACGCAGATATTCGCATTGCTTATCCAGATATTAATTTCAGCCGCGACATCCCTGCCCTGCTCGTTACGATTTTCGGCAAGCTGTCGATGGACGGTCGCATTAAGCTGATTGATATTGAGGTTTCACAATCGTTCGGCTCTGCTTTCCCGGGTCCGAAGTTTGGCTTGCAGGGTGTTCGAAATCTGCTCGGTGTTCAGGAGCGTCCGCTGCTGATGAGCATTTTCAAATCCGTTGTCGGACATGATCTGGCGAACCTGCAGGAGCAATTTTATAAGCAGGCGCTTGGCGGCGTGGATCTGATTAAAGATGATGAGATTTTGTTTGAAAATCCGCTGACTCCGCTGGAAAAACGCGTTGAGGCTTGTATGGAGGCTGCCGAGCGCGCCCAGCAGGAAACAGGCCAAAAGCTGCTTTATGCCGTCAATTTGACTGGACCTACTTCGCAGCTAGCTTCTCAGGCGCGCAAAGCTATTGCTGCTGGCGCTAACGCCCTGCTCTTTAATGTGCTGGCATACGGCTACGATGTGCTGCATGAGCTGAGCAAGGATGCATCAATCAATGTGCCTATTGCTGCCCATCCGGCTATGGCGGGCGCGATGTATCCATCGCCGCACTATGGCATTGGTGCTTCTGTGCTGCTAGGCAAGCTCATGCGCCTTGCGGGAGCTGATCTCGTATTGTTCCCTTCTCCTTACGGCTCGGTCGTCATGCCGAAGGAAGAAAATCTCGCCGTCAAGGATGCGCTGCTGGCACCATCTAGCGGTCTGCTTACTAGCTTCCCGGTTCCATCCGCAGGCATTCATCCGGGCCTTGTTCCGCTTATTTTGCGCGACTTCGGCACCGAGGTAGTTGTTAATGCGGGCGGCGGCATTCACGGTCATCCAATGGGCACCGCTGCTGGGGGACAAGCCTTCCGTCTGGCGATTGATGCGGCGATGAACGGCGTTCATCTGCGCGAGGCTGCCGCGGCTCCTGGCGGCGAAGCATTACAGGCTGCCATTGATGCTTGGGGGATTAAAGAATGA
- a CDS encoding 2-hydroxy-3-keto-5-methylthiopentenyl-1-phosphate phosphatase, which yields MTASKKRIIFCDFDGTITINDNIIAIIRHFNPPGWEPIVEQTISQQISIRDGVGQLFRLLPSSMMSEVVHFGITNARIREGFGELLSYCRKKDIEFYVTSGGIDFFVYPVLEPFDIPQDHIYCNGHDFSGPNIEITWPHPCDGQCSNACGMCKTTIMRRFPAEQYERIVIGDSVTDFEGAKLADTVFSRSHLTTKCQELGLPHSEYETFHDIIRVLDKGKDES from the coding sequence ATGACAGCATCAAAAAAACGCATCATTTTCTGCGACTTCGACGGGACTATTACGATAAACGATAATATTATTGCGATTATCCGCCATTTTAACCCGCCAGGCTGGGAGCCTATTGTGGAGCAGACGATATCACAGCAAATTTCGATTCGTGATGGAGTTGGCCAGCTGTTTCGCCTCCTCCCTTCCTCAATGATGAGCGAGGTTGTTCATTTTGGCATTACGAATGCGCGCATTCGCGAAGGCTTTGGAGAGCTCCTCTCCTACTGCCGGAAAAAGGATATTGAATTTTACGTAACAAGCGGAGGCATTGACTTTTTCGTCTACCCAGTGCTTGAGCCCTTCGATATTCCGCAGGATCATATTTATTGCAATGGCCACGATTTTAGCGGCCCTAATATTGAAATTACATGGCCGCATCCTTGTGACGGACAGTGCAGCAACGCATGCGGCATGTGCAAAACGACCATTATGCGACGCTTCCCCGCTGAGCAATATGAACGTATTGTCATTGGCGACAGCGTGACGGACTTTGAAGGCGCAAAGCTGGCGGATACGGTATTTTCCCGCTCGCATCTGACGACGAAATGCCAAGAGCTTGGCCTGCCTCATTCCGAATATGAGACATTCCATGATATTATTCGCGTGCTTGACAAGGGAAAGGATGAATCGTAA